In Streptomyces puniciscabiei, a single genomic region encodes these proteins:
- a CDS encoding L-tyrosine/L-tryptophan isonitrile synthase family protein: MPLTTAPDTLPTSIATEILNLLLPHHRTTAPAPAPAPAPVPAPAEAFPHQLRSIAAFVRDGAHIVFTLPGFPCKSPNPAKVLGHLPDQGERLSLTFLNTLCTQIERIYPPGARLIICSDGHVFGDLIGVPDDHIDAYADDLRIQIGRMGLHRLSVFDLRDVLGDLPHDTKRTHIHERYAPTLEALRAEIRADEQALALYRGITRFLVEDTADWTGTRSALQRACRQRAYGVIQRSRAWGTLIAEHHPRAVRLSIHPQPVGTGKFGIRLLDAPDAWTTPWHSAALRRSDGRWTLMPRAEAARMGRLVRQGGRDSHFDQNRAACLPGTQ; the protein is encoded by the coding sequence ATGCCCCTGACGACCGCGCCGGACACCCTCCCCACGAGCATCGCCACCGAGATCCTGAACCTGCTCCTGCCCCACCACCGCACGACCGCCCCCGCCCCCGCCCCCGCCCCCGCCCCCGTCCCCGCTCCCGCGGAAGCGTTCCCGCATCAGCTGCGCAGCATCGCCGCCTTCGTACGCGACGGCGCTCACATCGTCTTCACGCTGCCCGGCTTCCCTTGTAAGTCCCCCAACCCGGCCAAGGTCCTCGGTCACCTCCCCGACCAGGGCGAACGCCTCTCCCTGACCTTCCTGAACACCCTGTGCACCCAGATCGAGCGGATCTACCCGCCCGGCGCCCGTCTGATCATCTGCTCGGACGGCCACGTCTTCGGCGACCTCATCGGCGTCCCCGACGACCACATCGACGCCTACGCCGACGACCTACGCATACAGATAGGGCGGATGGGCCTCCACAGACTGTCCGTCTTCGATCTCCGCGACGTCCTCGGCGACCTTCCGCACGACACGAAACGCACCCACATCCATGAGCGCTACGCCCCCACCCTGGAAGCACTCCGGGCCGAGATCCGCGCCGACGAACAGGCCCTGGCCCTCTACCGGGGCATCACCCGCTTCCTCGTCGAGGACACCGCCGACTGGACCGGCACCCGCTCCGCCCTCCAACGCGCATGTCGACAACGCGCTTACGGCGTCATCCAGCGCAGCCGCGCCTGGGGCACCCTGATCGCCGAACACCACCCCCGCGCGGTACGCCTCTCCATCCATCCCCAGCCCGTCGGCACCGGGAAATTCGGCATCCGTCTCCTCGACGCCCCCGACGCCTGGACGACCCCCTGGCACTCCGCCGCGTTGCGCCGTAGCGACGGTAGGTGGACTCTCATGCCCCGAGCCGAAGCCGCCCGGATGGGTCGACTGGTGCGGCAAGGCGGCAGAGACAGTCACTTCGACCAGAACCGGGCAGCCTGCCTGCCTGGGACTCAGTGA
- a CDS encoding MFS transporter has translation MTGHSPGSQQPGHISVGGEDRWLLVAVAGLLSFVAMLDMNIVNVALADIADGLHVSATAAQWAVLGYQLPVVALLLPVGRWLDGVGMRSALLVATAGFGLCSALAAAAPWASWLIAARLAQGAFGAVLFVLMPVLALRSVRPELRGRAMSVPATLGPLGAVTGPAVGGLLLDHLGWRAVFLVKIPFCLLALIVAWRAMPRDGGLRLPDRRSAADALLVGSGVAALLLALTLASGSPVWLVLGLAAVAPLWWWLRGPGGRPVVGAVRAAGLFRAHTAVLALAAGFAAMHYVVALHLQRDDGVSATTTGLTVLAFPLGMAAAGPVGGRLADIPHARLRSRGGTPTGARPVAVIGAALTAAGLLLLVPLGDDWSPVDVAWRLALAGIGMGLNGGPTQALVMGAAPADRTATVGSSVQLARSLGFTLGPALATAAWGLAGGDDGVTAGLALAAAAAGIAVPLLALRGRRPALAHEMSTDAAPAAHHH, from the coding sequence AGTCCCGGTTCTCAACAGCCCGGCCACATATCCGTCGGCGGTGAGGACCGCTGGCTGCTCGTTGCGGTGGCCGGCCTGCTGTCGTTCGTGGCGATGCTCGACATGAACATCGTCAACGTGGCCCTGGCGGACATCGCCGACGGTCTGCACGTCTCCGCCACGGCCGCCCAGTGGGCGGTCCTTGGTTATCAACTGCCCGTGGTCGCCCTGCTGTTGCCTGTCGGCCGGTGGCTGGACGGGGTCGGGATGCGTTCCGCCCTGCTGGTCGCGACCGCGGGCTTCGGTCTGTGCAGCGCGCTGGCGGCCGCCGCGCCCTGGGCGTCATGGCTGATCGCCGCCCGCCTCGCGCAGGGAGCGTTCGGGGCCGTGCTCTTCGTGCTGATGCCGGTTCTCGCCCTGCGTTCGGTACGGCCGGAACTGCGCGGGCGGGCCATGAGCGTGCCCGCGACGCTGGGCCCGCTGGGCGCGGTGACCGGTCCGGCGGTGGGCGGACTGCTGCTGGACCACCTGGGCTGGCGCGCCGTCTTCCTCGTCAAGATCCCTTTCTGCCTGCTCGCCCTGATCGTGGCGTGGAGGGCGATGCCGAGGGACGGAGGCCTGCGCCTGCCCGACCGGCGGTCGGCGGCGGACGCACTGCTGGTGGGTTCCGGGGTGGCCGCCCTGCTGCTTGCGCTGACCCTGGCGTCGGGAAGCCCGGTGTGGCTGGTGCTCGGGCTTGCCGCCGTAGCGCCGTTGTGGTGGTGGCTGCGGGGACCGGGCGGCCGACCGGTCGTCGGCGCAGTGCGGGCGGCGGGGCTGTTCCGGGCGCATACGGCGGTGCTGGCGCTGGCGGCCGGGTTCGCGGCGATGCACTACGTCGTCGCCCTGCACCTCCAGCGCGACGACGGCGTCAGCGCCACCACTACCGGTCTGACCGTGCTCGCCTTCCCGCTCGGCATGGCAGCGGCCGGGCCGGTCGGTGGCCGCCTCGCCGACATCCCCCACGCTCGGCTCCGCTCGCGCGGGGGGACCCCCACCGGGGCCCGGCCGGTGGCGGTCATCGGGGCTGCTCTCACCGCCGCCGGTCTGCTCCTCCTCGTTCCGCTGGGGGATGACTGGTCGCCGGTGGACGTGGCCTGGCGGCTGGCGCTGGCAGGTATCGGCATGGGCCTGAACGGCGGCCCGACCCAGGCTCTCGTCATGGGCGCCGCCCCGGCGGACCGCACGGCGACCGTGGGCTCCTCCGTACAGCTGGCCCGCAGTCTCGGCTTCACCCTCGGCCCGGCCCTGGCCACCGCAGCCTGGGGTCTGGCCGGAGGCGATGACGGCGTGACGGCCGGGCTGGCCCTGGCGGCAGCCGCCGCCGGTATCGCCGTACCCCTGCTCGCACTGCGAGGACGCAGGCCGGCGCTCGCGCACGAGATGTCCACCGACGCGGCTCCCGCCGCCCACCACCACTGA
- the asnB gene encoding asparagine synthase (glutamine-hydrolyzing), producing the protein MCGITGWASFHQDARTQAPVIGAMTATLTPRGPDAGGVWIGERAAIGHRRLAVIDLDGGIQPMTDRPEQPVIVLSYSGEVYNHHQLRTELRARGHAFRTRSDTEVVLRAYAEWGEAVAEHLEGMFAFAVWDEGAQRLLLVRDRLGVKPLFWATVDGGLAFASEPKALFAHPGIRPRVDADGLREAYSLLFNTGPTVWSGVREVEPGGVLVLDRGGIRERRYWQLEATDHTGDQDTAIERIRSLVGAAARSQLEADVPLCSLLSGGIDSTVLTALLADELRLREGPDARIRSYAVDYSDQAEQFTGDVLRTGHDTPYAIEAGAFIGTDHSTVVLDPRALLDPEHRKAVVVARDSPIGVGDMDTSLYLLFGEIRKHSTVALSGEAADEVFGGYPWFHNPKALAAETFPWLLVTGDEAAMPLNPELDLRIGEFRDDTYRTALAAVPHLDGESAAEHRQREMQHLSLTRWLRQLLHRKDRLSMAQGLEVRVPYCDHRLVEYAFTTPWALKSFDGREKSLLRAMGAGLAPDSVLHRPKNHYPATHHPDYNRGLQDLARDALATEQVRALADETRIKPCLDTPPDRLQWGHRLRLERVVDLALWLDHYRPELAL; encoded by the coding sequence ATGTGCGGAATCACCGGCTGGGCGTCCTTCCACCAGGACGCCCGCACCCAGGCCCCGGTCATCGGGGCCATGACCGCCACCCTCACCCCGCGGGGCCCCGACGCCGGAGGCGTCTGGATCGGCGAGAGGGCCGCCATCGGCCACCGACGCCTGGCCGTCATCGACCTCGACGGCGGCATACAGCCGATGACCGACCGTCCCGAGCAGCCGGTCATCGTGCTCAGCTACAGCGGCGAGGTCTACAACCACCACCAACTGCGCACGGAACTGCGCGCCCGGGGCCATGCGTTCCGCACGCGCAGCGACACCGAGGTGGTGCTGCGCGCGTACGCCGAGTGGGGGGAGGCGGTGGCCGAGCACCTGGAGGGCATGTTCGCCTTCGCCGTCTGGGACGAGGGCGCCCAGCGGCTGCTCCTGGTCCGCGACCGGCTCGGGGTGAAGCCCCTGTTCTGGGCCACTGTCGACGGCGGCCTCGCCTTCGCCTCCGAGCCCAAGGCCCTGTTCGCCCACCCCGGGATACGGCCCCGGGTGGACGCGGACGGGCTGCGGGAGGCGTACAGCCTGCTGTTCAACACCGGCCCGACCGTGTGGTCCGGAGTCAGGGAGGTCGAGCCGGGCGGCGTGCTCGTGCTGGACCGGGGCGGCATCCGTGAACGCCGCTACTGGCAGCTGGAGGCTACCGACCACACCGGCGACCAGGACACGGCCATCGAGCGGATCCGCAGCCTGGTCGGTGCCGCGGCCCGGAGCCAGCTCGAAGCGGACGTCCCGCTGTGCAGCCTGCTCTCCGGTGGCATCGACTCCACCGTCCTGACCGCCCTGCTCGCCGACGAACTCCGCCTGCGCGAAGGCCCGGACGCCCGGATCCGCTCCTACGCCGTCGACTACAGCGACCAGGCTGAACAGTTCACCGGCGACGTCCTGCGCACCGGCCACGACACGCCCTACGCCATCGAGGCCGGCGCCTTCATCGGCACCGACCACAGCACGGTCGTCCTCGACCCGCGCGCCCTGCTCGACCCGGAGCACCGCAAGGCCGTCGTCGTGGCCCGCGACTCACCCATCGGTGTCGGCGACATGGACACCTCGCTGTACCTGCTGTTCGGCGAGATCCGCAAGCACTCCACCGTCGCCCTCTCCGGCGAGGCGGCCGACGAGGTCTTCGGCGGCTACCCCTGGTTCCACAACCCGAAGGCCCTCGCTGCGGAAACCTTCCCGTGGCTGCTGGTGACGGGCGACGAGGCGGCCATGCCCCTGAACCCGGAACTGGACCTGCGTATCGGTGAGTTCCGCGACGACACGTACCGCACCGCGCTGGCCGCCGTACCGCACCTGGACGGCGAGAGTGCCGCCGAACACCGCCAACGCGAGATGCAGCACCTGTCCCTGACCCGCTGGCTGCGCCAGCTCCTGCACCGCAAGGACCGCCTCAGCATGGCGCAGGGCCTGGAGGTCCGCGTCCCGTACTGCGACCACCGGCTCGTCGAGTACGCCTTCACCACCCCGTGGGCGCTGAAGAGCTTCGACGGACGGGAGAAGAGCCTGCTGCGCGCGATGGGCGCCGGCCTCGCTCCGGACTCGGTGCTGCACCGGCCCAAGAACCACTACCCGGCCACCCACCACCCCGACTACAACCGCGGCCTGCAGGATCTGGCCCGCGACGCGCTCGCCACCGAACAGGTCCGCGCCCTGGCCGACGAGACCCGCATCAAGCCCTGCCTCGACACCCCGCCCGACCGACTGCAGTGGGGCCACCGCCTGCGCCTCGAACGCGTCGTCGACCTCGCCCTCTGGCTGGACCACTACCGGCCCGAACTCGCCCTCTGA
- a CDS encoding cytochrome P450 family protein — protein MTLQEQHPAADPDTLSDPVPLMGCPYKTNPYPLYGQMREAGPVHRVLFPSGVQAWLVTGYDAAHAALNDDRLGKNHDRGNDRWRARASIMPEPQHSQLQVHLLHQDPPQHTRMRRFVTDAFTPRRIEQLRPRFQELADALVDALPEHGPADLVTGFAAQFPFQVLAEVIGLPKELAARFDRDWGKVVQPVGPTDPGRPLYEARLHGLQSYIADVVAHKREHWDDDLLSRLVVARDRRELSQEELDSMIFQLLVAGQEPVTNQITTALIALFRNPDQLARLRDNPDLLPRAVEELLRYDSAFELTTWRFFDKDSDLHGTRVPGGDSVIVSLCAANRDPRRFPDPDTLDFDRSPNSHLAFGHGIHFCPGAALARAELQIALGVLLARLPGLHPAVRDEDIEWIPAVLGRGTNHLPVGYERRL, from the coding sequence ATGACCCTCCAGGAACAGCATCCAGCCGCGGATCCCGACACCTTGTCCGACCCCGTGCCGCTGATGGGCTGCCCCTACAAGACCAACCCCTACCCCCTGTACGGGCAGATGCGCGAGGCCGGCCCCGTCCACCGGGTCCTCTTCCCCAGCGGCGTCCAAGCCTGGCTCGTCACCGGCTACGACGCCGCCCACGCCGCGCTGAACGACGACCGCCTCGGCAAGAACCACGACCGTGGCAACGACCGCTGGCGCGCCCGCGCCTCGATCATGCCCGAGCCGCAGCACTCCCAGCTCCAGGTGCACCTCCTTCATCAGGACCCGCCCCAGCACACCCGGATGCGCCGCTTCGTGACGGACGCCTTCACCCCGCGCCGCATCGAGCAGCTCCGCCCCCGCTTCCAGGAACTGGCCGACGCCCTCGTCGACGCACTGCCGGAGCACGGCCCCGCGGACCTCGTCACCGGCTTCGCCGCCCAGTTCCCCTTCCAGGTCCTCGCCGAAGTCATCGGCCTCCCGAAGGAACTCGCGGCCCGCTTCGACCGCGACTGGGGCAAGGTCGTCCAGCCGGTCGGCCCCACCGACCCCGGCCGCCCCCTCTACGAGGCCCGCCTGCACGGCCTGCAGAGCTACATCGCCGATGTCGTGGCCCACAAGCGTGAACACTGGGACGACGACCTGCTCAGCCGCCTCGTCGTGGCCCGCGACCGCCGCGAACTGTCGCAGGAGGAGCTGGACTCGATGATCTTCCAGCTCCTCGTCGCGGGCCAGGAGCCGGTCACCAACCAGATCACCACAGCCCTGATCGCCCTGTTCCGCAACCCGGACCAGCTCGCCCGGCTCCGCGACAACCCGGACCTGCTGCCCCGCGCCGTCGAGGAACTCCTCCGCTACGACAGTGCCTTCGAGCTCACCACCTGGCGCTTCTTCGACAAGGACAGCGATCTGCACGGCACGCGCGTACCCGGCGGCGACTCCGTGATCGTCTCCCTCTGCGCGGCCAACCGGGACCCCCGCCGCTTCCCCGACCCGGACACCCTGGACTTCGATCGCTCGCCCAACTCCCACCTCGCCTTCGGCCACGGCATCCACTTCTGCCCCGGAGCCGCCCTCGCCCGCGCCGAACTCCAGATCGCCCTTGGCGTACTCCTCGCCCGCCTGCCCGGCCTTCATCCGGCCGTCAGAGACGAGGACATCGAGTGGATCCCCGCCGTCCTCGGCCGTGGCACCAACCACCTCCCCGTCGGCTACGAACGCCGCCTCTGA